In Nitrospira sp., a genomic segment contains:
- a CDS encoding MFS transporter → MSTVRRLVRPSELVTANALIQGMNNIGLLLGPAISCVLIAMMGAENGLYVNSATFFVSALCLIPMRFHETLKTAEEAGNLSSSVLDDLKVGFRFVFGTQSTVFLLVIISALYNLGASAFVFILPMYAKEFLQVGPAQSLIGLGLVLLLTAAVAIRFMRQAVMAQRVAA, encoded by the coding sequence GTGTCGACCGTCCGGCGCTTGGTTCGTCCGTCTGAACTGGTGACGGCGAATGCCTTGATCCAAGGCATGAATAACATTGGGTTATTGCTGGGGCCTGCAATCAGCTGCGTGCTCATCGCGATGATGGGCGCGGAGAATGGCTTGTATGTGAATTCTGCGACGTTCTTCGTTTCAGCCCTCTGTCTCATTCCGATGCGGTTCCATGAAACCCTCAAGACAGCTGAAGAGGCCGGCAACCTTTCCTCCTCCGTGCTCGACGACCTAAAAGTAGGATTTCGATTTGTCTTCGGCACGCAATCGACGGTTTTTCTTCTGGTCATAATCTCGGCATTGTACAACCTGGGTGCGAGCGCCTTTGTTTTCATTCTGCCGATGTATGCGAAAGAGTTTCTCCAGGTCGGGCCGGCGCAAAGCCTTATCGGACTTGGTCTGGTTCTGTTGCTGACGGCAGCCGTCGCGATCCGGTTCATGCGTCAAGCGGTTATGGCTCAACGGGTTGCAGCCTAG
- a CDS encoding multicopper oxidase family protein produces the protein MGIAMDGNTRTPLTMVLWLVAMSTGCATPVLLAQTTGPSNPCAFQEIDSAKWGNQPLHNPPVEQATHGRLQTTLTVQYTDPHVTSLGGCPVTLRTYNGALVGPTLRVKPGETLNILLNNVLPHESPNQIAAQVKQEADSAFIETRPHSFNTTNLHTHGLHVSPVGNSDNVLLAIPPQTQLLFEIKVPANHPAGTYWYHAHAHGSTAIQVGSGMAGALIIEDDEATLPSALREATRREKILVLQTILYDAQGRAEDISAFFPDPPSPPDACTKGLPTCTWQTSKRRTTINGQIVPIITLRPGEVQRWRMIDAAFRESICVRLRKQGNNKEGIPLHEIALDGIYLGKIDTWSSSQLLDLEPGYRSDVLVQAPNTPGRYELIDAESGAGCPTPAASGSAASSIRSGLRGIPEPERVLAYVDIAGEPLPMALPTNAEMGALTYRPGVNLQTQADGVQEAIFKLGSAVHTEKDVRNYFQINYHAFNPNRVRPVGLGRTDMWFLTTVGDPPGVLPPQATIPPLPHVFHIHVNPFQTIRQDPQGRNELVWKDTLLVLPAAKVQIYTQYLDYLGQFVMHCHILDHEDLGMMEIVDVVGEQPVTTLPMHGGH, from the coding sequence ATGGGCATTGCGATGGATGGGAATACACGCACGCCATTAACAATGGTACTCTGGCTCGTTGCCATGTCTACCGGCTGCGCAACTCCAGTGCTCCTTGCCCAAACGACTGGACCGTCTAATCCATGTGCTTTTCAAGAGATCGACTCGGCCAAGTGGGGGAACCAGCCGTTACACAACCCGCCGGTCGAGCAAGCCACCCACGGTCGTCTGCAAACGACGTTGACCGTGCAATACACCGATCCGCATGTCACGTCGCTCGGTGGTTGTCCCGTGACGCTGCGCACCTATAATGGGGCACTCGTCGGTCCGACGCTGCGCGTGAAGCCGGGTGAGACCCTGAACATCCTGCTCAATAACGTCTTGCCACACGAGTCTCCGAACCAGATCGCGGCTCAGGTCAAGCAAGAGGCGGATAGCGCCTTTATCGAAACGAGGCCGCATTCCTTCAACACCACCAATCTTCACACACACGGTCTGCATGTCTCACCGGTCGGCAATAGCGACAACGTGCTCCTGGCCATTCCGCCGCAGACGCAGCTCCTCTTTGAGATCAAGGTACCAGCAAACCATCCTGCCGGCACGTACTGGTACCATGCCCATGCCCACGGCTCGACCGCTATCCAAGTGGGGAGCGGTATGGCTGGGGCTCTGATCATCGAGGACGATGAGGCCACGCTGCCATCCGCCCTGCGTGAAGCGACCCGACGCGAAAAGATTCTGGTCTTGCAGACCATCCTGTATGACGCCCAGGGACGGGCCGAAGATATCAGTGCCTTCTTCCCAGACCCGCCCTCACCACCGGATGCCTGCACCAAAGGGCTGCCAACCTGTACCTGGCAGACATCCAAGCGGCGCACCACAATTAACGGACAGATCGTGCCAATCATCACCCTGCGTCCCGGTGAGGTGCAGCGCTGGCGGATGATCGATGCCGCCTTTCGCGAGTCGATCTGTGTCCGCCTGCGCAAACAGGGAAACAACAAGGAAGGCATCCCGCTGCATGAGATCGCGCTTGATGGTATCTACCTCGGCAAGATCGATACCTGGTCGTCCAGTCAACTGCTCGACCTCGAACCAGGTTACCGCAGCGACGTCCTCGTCCAGGCCCCCAATACACCTGGACGCTACGAGTTAATCGATGCGGAAAGCGGCGCAGGTTGCCCTACCCCGGCCGCATCCGGCAGTGCCGCGAGTAGTATCCGCTCTGGCCTGCGAGGTATTCCTGAGCCTGAACGTGTGCTCGCCTATGTCGACATTGCGGGTGAGCCGCTGCCCATGGCTCTACCCACAAACGCTGAGATGGGAGCGCTCACCTATCGCCCGGGCGTGAACTTGCAGACGCAGGCGGACGGCGTGCAGGAGGCGATCTTCAAGCTGGGCAGCGCCGTGCATACCGAGAAAGATGTACGGAACTACTTCCAGATCAACTACCACGCCTTCAATCCCAACCGCGTCCGTCCTGTCGGTCTAGGCCGCACTGATATGTGGTTTCTCACCACGGTGGGGGATCCTCCCGGTGTGCTGCCGCCGCAGGCGACCATTCCACCCTTACCGCACGTCTTCCATATTCACGTCAACCCGTTCCAGACCATACGCCAGGATCCACAAGGCAGGAACGAGCTGGTGTGGAAGGACACCTTACTCGTCTTGCCCGCTGCCAAAGTGCAAATCTATACACAATACCTCGACTACCTCGGACAATTCGTGATGCATTGCCACATCCTCGACCACGAAGATCTCGGCATGATGGAGATCGTCGACGTAGTGGGCGAGCAGCCGGTGACCACGCTGCCGATGCACGGGGGTCACTAG
- a CDS encoding OmpA family protein, with protein sequence MRSTSHHRTMPFRSTALTLLCALAVGGCVSAYAHKQTLDELKAVKKQSAQQQEELTGMRESLDQEAAQRKAAEDQAASLAQERDDLKVRSEQLTGELATVRSQITDLEQKRASDSASAQEEIAKLQQQAASIEAEAAQLAKEREQLRQEQARLAATLDRERAAKESKEAEIKRLTRTQEELSKALQDEISKGNITIQQARDRLTINLVDQVLFDSGQAEVKPAGQKVLKQVSDLLKTVTDKQIRIEGHTDNVPISGKLRSRYRTNWELSTARATAVVRYLIDQDGVNPRNLSAVGYGDTQPVASNDTEVGRSANRRIEIVLYPKDLKEATDQVETGPAVSQ encoded by the coding sequence ATGCGATCCACATCACATCATCGAACCATGCCGTTCCGAAGCACCGCATTGACTCTGCTGTGCGCGTTGGCCGTGGGAGGCTGCGTGAGTGCGTACGCTCACAAGCAGACCCTTGATGAACTCAAGGCGGTCAAGAAGCAGTCGGCGCAACAGCAAGAGGAACTGACCGGCATGCGAGAGTCACTCGACCAGGAAGCAGCTCAGCGGAAAGCTGCTGAAGACCAGGCCGCCTCGTTGGCGCAGGAACGGGATGACCTCAAAGTTCGATCCGAACAGTTGACCGGCGAACTCGCCACTGTGCGTAGTCAGATTACGGATCTCGAACAGAAACGTGCAAGCGACAGTGCTTCCGCGCAGGAGGAAATCGCGAAGCTGCAGCAACAGGCTGCATCGATAGAAGCCGAGGCAGCACAACTCGCGAAGGAACGTGAACAGCTCCGCCAGGAACAGGCTCGATTGGCCGCGACGCTCGATCGGGAGCGGGCTGCCAAGGAATCGAAGGAAGCGGAGATCAAGCGGCTTACGCGAACGCAGGAAGAGTTATCCAAGGCGCTCCAAGACGAAATCTCCAAGGGCAATATCACCATCCAGCAGGCACGCGACCGCCTCACGATCAATTTGGTGGACCAGGTCCTGTTCGACTCCGGTCAGGCAGAGGTGAAACCGGCCGGCCAGAAGGTGCTGAAGCAGGTCAGCGACCTCTTGAAAACCGTCACGGACAAGCAGATCCGGATCGAGGGCCACACGGACAATGTGCCGATCAGCGGCAAACTGCGGAGCCGTTACAGGACGAATTGGGAACTCTCGACGGCACGGGCCACGGCGGTCGTACGTTATTTGATCGATCAGGACGGTGTGAACCCCCGGAATCTCTCCGCAGTCGGTTATGGAGACACGCAACCCGTCGCCTCGAACGACACCGAGGTGGGACGATCGGCCAACCGCAGGATTGAAATCGTGCTGTATCCCAAGGACCTCAAAGAAGCTACCGACCAGGTCGAAACCGGCCCGGCAGTATCACAGTAG
- a CDS encoding type II toxin-antitoxin system HicB family antitoxin has product MRLHVIVEQDEAGYFVAEVPALPGCLSQGKTHDEAIANVKEAIEGWLEVMEAKHVVDAERTVEVVV; this is encoded by the coding sequence ATGAGATTGCATGTTATTGTGGAACAGGATGAGGCAGGTTACTTTGTCGCCGAGGTGCCTGCTTTGCCAGGGTGTCTGTCGCAAGGGAAAACGCACGACGAGGCTATCGCAAACGTGAAAGAAGCCATCGAAGGGTGGCTTGAGGTGATGGAGGCCAAGCACGTGGTCGATGCAGAACGGACGGTTGAGGTTGTGGTCTGA
- a CDS encoding MFS transporter: protein MSRLAEYPILRRRQWLLTRDFSLVWWSQVLSQVADGVSKLALLWFVYSITGSALKTTVIGLLQTLPPIVLGPVIGVVVDRLTKKAILICSDLTRALLIGLIPCWVSVESFTIEALYVLTFLYGIATAMFVPTLSSSVPLMVEKERLTAANALLQGTTSLGIIIGPVISGLGIAFSGSQDVLCINAVTYLASAVFLFPLRLSAGLTTSPQESRRTTAIEDLFDGIRYTLISRRTILMLIMLASLYTFGSGAFTTLFPVFGKRLLSLGPVEVGYLWSWLGVGLLLVSLCLVRLSEWELRRRVSVIAWSSAVGGLALCGLVWTSNIMLATLLVLLIGMGLGTWTPIAWGIIQEISPAHMVGRVMALYTAIATATSMAGMTFFGWLIEVSSESVSLIGIGTVLLALAMSSLWFRRRVMGEHLSVV, encoded by the coding sequence ATGTCTCGTTTGGCGGAATATCCGATCCTCCGTCGCAGACAATGGCTCCTCACGCGCGATTTCAGCCTGGTGTGGTGGAGCCAGGTGCTGTCGCAGGTGGCGGACGGTGTCAGCAAGCTCGCTCTCTTGTGGTTTGTCTATTCCATCACCGGTTCGGCGCTGAAGACTACGGTCATCGGTCTTCTGCAAACATTGCCCCCGATTGTCCTCGGGCCCGTGATCGGCGTGGTGGTCGATCGATTAACCAAGAAGGCCATCCTGATCTGCAGCGACCTGACCCGTGCGCTATTGATCGGCCTGATCCCCTGCTGGGTATCCGTAGAATCGTTTACAATAGAAGCCCTCTACGTTCTGACGTTTCTCTACGGGATTGCGACCGCTATGTTCGTCCCGACGCTGTCCTCGTCGGTGCCGCTCATGGTGGAAAAGGAACGGTTGACCGCCGCCAATGCCCTTCTCCAAGGCACAACGAGCCTCGGTATCATCATCGGCCCGGTCATCAGCGGACTAGGGATTGCCTTTTCCGGTTCCCAGGACGTGCTCTGTATCAATGCTGTGACCTACCTGGCCTCCGCGGTCTTCTTGTTCCCCCTCCGTCTATCGGCTGGACTGACGACGTCTCCGCAGGAGAGCCGCCGGACAACGGCGATCGAGGATCTGTTCGACGGGATTCGCTATACGTTGATATCTCGGCGCACAATTCTGATGTTGATCATGTTGGCCTCGCTCTATACGTTCGGCAGCGGAGCCTTTACCACGCTGTTTCCTGTGTTCGGAAAAAGGCTCCTCTCACTCGGCCCGGTAGAGGTGGGATACCTCTGGTCGTGGCTCGGCGTGGGCCTACTTCTCGTATCGCTCTGTCTCGTGCGACTCTCCGAATGGGAGCTTCGGCGTCGGGTATCGGTTATCGCGTGGTCGAGCGCTGTCGGCGGGTTGGCTTTGTGCGGGCTGGTCTGGACTTCGAACATCATGCTGGCAACCCTGCTCGTCCTGTTGATCGGCATGGGGCTGGGGACCTGGACACCGATCGCCTGGGGGATTATCCAAGAAATCTCGCCCGCCCACATGGTGGGCCGGGTCATGGCGCTCTACACGGCTATTGCCACGGCGACATCAATGGCCGGCATGACCTTCTTCGGGTGGCTCATCGAAGTATCCAGCGAGTCCGTGAGTCTGATCGGCATCGGTACCGTCCTGCTCGCCCTTGCAATGTCCAGCCTGTGGTTCCGGCGACGCGTCATGGGAGAGCACCTTTCGGTTGTGTAG
- a CDS encoding SWIM zinc finger family protein, translated as MGKHNSRNGSQGKHSQADPFKALTWDELQGWAGAVIVSRGRRYQRDRLVQDLARTSSGGLVAWVLGSQRYATRIETEDDELVAACTCPYEGICKHAVAVVLEYLEQVKRNRTVPTVAEQDRRLQLLEQDGDAGEWDEEDEEGATDEELMHVSEQPTQKVGKTATGAWLSFLEQQTQPQLLALLKELVQRYPDVRQFLQDRHNLSAGTVPKLVNALRAEIAALSAEPGWRHHWSGEGSIPDYSRVRDRLEALLAQRHADAVMEVGVQLLEAGTRQVEMSDDEGETAEEIASCLDIVFRALPQSSRVPAEQMRWAVEADLADEYELCRGAKAFWDRSHPVEAWNGLVEQLAQRLAQERRNNTQDRFSENFRRDRLSNWLILALERAGRREEIIPLCREEAKKTGSYLRLVEHLKKAEQWEEAEEWIRKGIVATEKQWPGIAVELRTSFREMRERQQKWHSAATLRADEFFLEPSVKTFQALEKAAQQAGVGQKVRASALQYLETGTRPQPSTPLWPLSESELKMTTGRLPLQPPMTDVLIDIAIDEKRPDEVLRWYDRRKPRARGWDAGWFTEDRIAEAVVARYPERAVVIWKQLAEEQIALTKPKAYEAAADYLRKVGRVLKQQGKEQDWQGYLTALRRVHERKRRLVETLDILSGRRIVDVM; from the coding sequence ATGGGAAAACACAACTCACGGAACGGGAGCCAGGGCAAGCATTCACAGGCTGATCCGTTCAAGGCTCTCACGTGGGATGAGCTCCAGGGCTGGGCTGGGGCAGTCATCGTATCGCGAGGCCGGCGCTACCAGCGCGACCGCCTGGTTCAGGACCTCGCCCGAACTTCAAGCGGAGGCCTGGTCGCGTGGGTGTTGGGCTCGCAGCGATACGCCACTAGGATTGAGACGGAAGATGACGAACTGGTTGCTGCCTGTACCTGCCCATACGAAGGCATCTGCAAACATGCGGTTGCCGTGGTGCTCGAATATCTGGAGCAGGTGAAGCGCAATCGCACGGTCCCGACCGTGGCCGAGCAGGACCGACGACTTCAGTTGTTGGAACAAGATGGAGATGCGGGGGAATGGGACGAGGAGGATGAGGAAGGTGCAACTGACGAAGAGCTCATGCATGTTTCGGAGCAGCCAACGCAAAAAGTTGGAAAGACCGCCACCGGCGCATGGCTGTCTTTTCTTGAACAGCAGACACAACCGCAGCTTCTCGCGCTCCTGAAGGAATTAGTTCAGCGTTATCCGGATGTCCGGCAGTTCTTGCAGGATCGGCATAATTTGTCGGCGGGCACCGTGCCGAAGCTGGTCAACGCCCTGCGGGCTGAGATTGCCGCGCTCAGCGCAGAACCGGGCTGGCGCCACCACTGGAGTGGCGAGGGCTCAATCCCAGACTACTCACGGGTACGGGATCGCCTGGAAGCGCTGCTGGCACAAAGGCATGCGGACGCGGTTATGGAAGTGGGAGTGCAACTGCTGGAAGCCGGCACGAGGCAAGTGGAGATGAGCGACGATGAAGGGGAGACGGCAGAGGAAATCGCCTCCTGTTTGGATATCGTCTTCCGGGCCTTGCCTCAGTCGTCCCGTGTTCCCGCCGAACAGATGCGGTGGGCGGTGGAGGCTGACCTAGCGGACGAGTATGAACTCTGTCGTGGCGCCAAGGCCTTCTGGGACCGGAGCCATCCGGTGGAGGCGTGGAACGGGCTTGTCGAGCAGCTTGCCCAGCGTCTCGCGCAGGAACGGCGGAACAACACTCAGGACAGATTCTCAGAAAATTTTCGGCGCGATCGCCTGAGTAACTGGTTGATCCTGGCGCTGGAACGAGCCGGCCGGCGTGAAGAGATCATCCCGCTATGCCGGGAAGAAGCCAAGAAGACAGGCAGTTACCTCCGTCTCGTAGAGCACCTCAAAAAAGCCGAGCAGTGGGAAGAAGCAGAAGAATGGATCCGCAAGGGGATTGTTGCGACCGAGAAGCAATGGCCCGGCATTGCCGTCGAATTGCGGACATCCTTTCGCGAGATGCGGGAGCGACAGCAGAAGTGGCATTCCGCAGCAACGTTGCGGGCCGATGAATTCTTCTTGGAGCCGAGTGTGAAGACCTTTCAAGCGTTGGAGAAGGCAGCGCAGCAAGCCGGAGTTGGGCAGAAAGTTCGGGCCTCCGCCTTACAGTATCTGGAAACCGGGACACGTCCCCAACCGTCAACTCCGCTCTGGCCGTTGTCGGAGAGTGAACTCAAGATGACGACCGGGCGTCTTCCGCTCCAGCCACCCATGACCGATGTGCTCATCGATATCGCGATCGACGAGAAACGGCCTGACGAGGTGCTTCGCTGGTATGACCGGCGCAAGCCGCGGGCGCGAGGCTGGGACGCAGGATGGTTTACGGAGGACCGTATTGCCGAGGCGGTGGTGGCCAGGTATCCTGAACGGGCCGTCGTCATCTGGAAACAACTCGCTGAAGAGCAGATCGCCCTCACGAAACCGAAAGCTTATGAAGCGGCTGCCGACTATTTGCGCAAAGTGGGCCGCGTCCTGAAGCAACAGGGGAAAGAGCAGGACTGGCAAGGCTACCTCACCGCCCTCCGGCGGGTTCACGAGCGCAAGCGGCGACTCGTCGAGACGCTCGACATCCTGTCCGGCCGCCGGATTGTCGATGTGATGTGA
- a CDS encoding type II toxin-antitoxin system HicB family antitoxin, whose product MRYAIVIEKAASNYAAYVPDLPGCVATGETVQETETMIREAIEFHLEGLRADSLPIPPPSSQVEYVEVSL is encoded by the coding sequence ATGCGCTATGCAATCGTAATCGAAAAAGCCGCCTCTAACTACGCAGCCTATGTACCGGACCTACCCGGCTGTGTAGCTACCGGTGAGACGGTTCAGGAAACTGAAACGATGATCCGCGAAGCGATAGAATTCCACCTGGAGGGTCTTCGTGCCGATAGTCTGCCCATTCCCCCACCCAGCAGCCAAGTGGAATACGTTGAAGTCTCACTGTAG
- a CDS encoding type II toxin-antitoxin system HicA family toxin, whose amino-acid sequence MKVSQVLDRLREDNWYLVATKGSHRQFKHPIKPGRVTVAGKPSDDLPPGTLNSIFKQAGWKK is encoded by the coding sequence GTGAAAGTCAGCCAGGTTCTCGATCGATTGCGAGAGGATAACTGGTACCTGGTTGCCACGAAGGGAAGTCATCGACAGTTTAAGCATCCCATAAAGCCTGGTCGAGTGACGGTCGCAGGCAAGCCGAGCGACGATTTGCCACCTGGAACTTTGAACAGTATCTTCAAACAGGCTGGATGGAAAAAATAG
- a CDS encoding phosphatidylserine decarboxylase — protein MSTTALQPLQRLLTPAMKEMMRELEAIVSNPVVEAAYNDAIARVTPFIEDGSPNPWVGQSINYFVNYFRDWFTFLPEPTGGLGKIVPFTWFYLNNPTAAAFLNTFKSKSNGAAEYTTEIFNWTVKFIMERGRFMDSPESLMFINEWTKDPTTHIEDFIVPKGGFKSFNEFFTRELNLSRNPRPIAAPDDDSVVTATADSEINFILSDLTLTQELDVKSRQLNVLQLLNNSKYAKFFEGGTAISCVLMPQNYHHFHAPVTGKIVESMEVAGMYNGITDGEHWFNTIFNVGESTTDFSVFEHFHRAYYVIETKSNGYVAVVPVGLNTISRIRPSLINYHSSFVHPGDPPVPVKKGDPLGNFAYGGSLNILLFEKGVLTSVSVLMGSRLGTMSPPARSK, from the coding sequence GTGAGTACTACTGCTCTACAGCCACTGCAAAGACTCCTGACCCCGGCGATGAAAGAAATGATGCGCGAACTCGAAGCGATCGTCAGCAATCCGGTCGTCGAGGCTGCCTACAACGACGCTATCGCACGAGTGACACCGTTCATCGAAGATGGATCGCCCAACCCATGGGTCGGACAGTCCATTAATTATTTTGTGAATTACTTCCGGGACTGGTTTACATTCCTTCCCGAACCAACTGGTGGTCTCGGCAAGATAGTTCCGTTCACATGGTTCTATTTGAATAATCCGACTGCTGCTGCGTTTCTCAACACGTTCAAAAGCAAGAGCAATGGCGCAGCGGAATATACGACGGAGATCTTCAACTGGACGGTCAAGTTCATTATGGAGCGCGGACGCTTCATGGATTCGCCCGAATCGCTCATGTTCATCAACGAATGGACAAAGGACCCGACGACTCACATCGAAGACTTCATCGTTCCAAAAGGCGGGTTCAAGTCATTTAACGAGTTCTTCACCCGCGAATTAAATCTGTCCCGCAATCCGCGGCCGATCGCTGCTCCTGACGACGACAGCGTGGTGACCGCGACGGCCGACTCGGAGATCAATTTTATCCTTTCCGATCTCACTCTCACCCAGGAACTTGACGTAAAATCCCGCCAGCTCAATGTGCTGCAGCTTCTGAACAACTCCAAATATGCGAAGTTTTTCGAGGGCGGCACGGCCATTTCCTGCGTTCTGATGCCTCAAAACTACCATCACTTTCACGCGCCGGTCACGGGAAAGATCGTCGAGTCCATGGAAGTCGCGGGCATGTATAACGGGATCACCGACGGTGAACACTGGTTCAATACCATCTTTAATGTCGGTGAAAGCACCACCGACTTCAGCGTCTTTGAGCACTTCCACCGAGCCTACTACGTAATTGAAACCAAGAGCAATGGCTATGTGGCCGTCGTACCGGTCGGTCTCAACACGATCAGTCGGATCAGGCCCTCGCTCATCAATTACCATTCGTCCTTCGTCCACCCCGGCGATCCGCCTGTACCTGTGAAGAAAGGGGATCCGCTCGGCAACTTTGCTTATGGTGGGTCGCTGAACATTCTGCTGTTTGAAAAAGGCGTGTTGACCTCTGTTTCCGTACTGATGGGCAGCCGCCTGGGGACCATGTCTCCTCCGGCACGATCCAAGTAA
- a CDS encoding TCR/Tet family MFS transporter, translated as MNHPSVTTAPRRAAVLFILVTVLLDMLSFGIIIPVLPKLVEEFFFGNTAQAAVLYGLMGTAWAFMQFFCSPIQGALSDRFGRRPVVLLSNLGLGLDYIVMALAPNVVWLVAGRVISGMASSSFSTAGAYIADVTPPEQRAAAFGKIGMVFGLGFIFGPALGGWLGAIDPRLPFWGAAALSLMNACYGFFVLPESLPPDKRMPFTWARANPIGSLRLLRSHHELFGLATVSFLGYLAHAVLPGVSVLYMGYRYRWGTASVGLMMAGVGVAATIVQGGLIRPITNRFGERRTVLIGLLCGAVGFFVYGTAWEGWIFCLGIPMMAFWGLAGPATQSLMTRRVSSVEQGQLQGAIASINGVTGLIGPTLFTQTFAYFIRSDSATSTSLELPGAPFILASFMLLGAAVIAWRTTKASGP; from the coding sequence ATGAACCACCCATCGGTCACGACGGCACCCCGCCGAGCCGCGGTTCTCTTCATTCTCGTCACCGTCCTGCTCGACATGTTGTCGTTCGGCATCATCATTCCGGTGCTGCCGAAACTCGTCGAGGAATTTTTCTTCGGCAATACGGCGCAGGCGGCCGTGCTCTATGGGCTGATGGGGACGGCTTGGGCGTTCATGCAGTTTTTCTGTTCGCCGATTCAAGGCGCGTTGTCCGATCGGTTCGGTCGGCGGCCGGTCGTGCTGCTGTCCAACCTGGGACTGGGTCTCGACTACATCGTGATGGCCCTCGCGCCGAACGTGGTCTGGCTTGTGGCGGGCCGTGTCATCTCTGGGATGGCCTCCTCCAGCTTCAGCACTGCCGGAGCCTATATCGCTGACGTGACGCCGCCGGAGCAGCGCGCGGCGGCGTTCGGCAAGATCGGCATGGTCTTCGGGCTCGGCTTCATCTTCGGTCCTGCCTTGGGTGGTTGGCTCGGTGCGATTGATCCTCGGCTGCCGTTCTGGGGCGCGGCGGCACTCAGTCTCATGAACGCCTGTTACGGATTCTTTGTGCTTCCTGAATCCCTGCCGCCTGACAAACGGATGCCGTTCACCTGGGCGCGGGCCAACCCGATCGGGTCGCTCAGGCTGTTGCGCTCGCACCATGAACTCTTCGGCCTCGCGACGGTCTCGTTCCTCGGCTATCTCGCCCATGCGGTACTTCCAGGCGTGTCGGTCCTGTACATGGGCTATCGCTACAGATGGGGGACAGCCAGCGTGGGCCTGATGATGGCGGGCGTCGGCGTGGCCGCGACGATCGTGCAGGGCGGACTGATTCGTCCGATCACCAATCGGTTTGGCGAACGCAGGACGGTGTTGATCGGGCTGCTCTGCGGGGCGGTCGGCTTTTTCGTTTACGGCACCGCCTGGGAGGGCTGGATCTTCTGCCTCGGCATTCCCATGATGGCTTTCTGGGGACTCGCCGGTCCGGCGACGCAATCCCTCATGACGCGCCGGGTCAGCAGTGTGGAACAGGGCCAGCTGCAGGGCGCCATCGCCAGCATCAACGGCGTGACCGGCCTGATCGGGCCGACCCTCTTCACGCAGACCTTCGCCTACTTCATCCGATCTGACTCTGCCACCAGCACGTCGCTCGAATTGCCAGGCGCACCGTTCATTCTAGCCTCGTTCATGCTGCTCGGCGCCGCCGTGATTGCATGGCGAACGACGAAAGCGAGCGGGCCATAG